Proteins encoded by one window of Clostridium perfringens:
- a CDS encoding radical SAM protein, with protein sequence MKSRIAEVLPGGIGEELGFEKGDILLSINGTKVEDILDYRFLLADEYVEVEILKPNKEVWEFEIEKEYGEDLGVEFEEAILDKAKSCTNKCIFCFIDQLPKGMRKTLYFKDDDSRLSFLQGNFVTLTNMKDEDIDRIIKYRISPINVSVHTTNPDLRKKILNNRFAGNVYERLQKLAAAGITVNAQIVVMPGINNGDELVRTVEDLYKLRPSIENVAAVPIGITKFREGLADLEIYNKETAKEELDRIKVLQEKYMKEIGSPFVRLSDEFYVMADEEVPNEEFYNGYEQIEDGVGMIRLLRETMAVDIKNKLTKSGKGKFTLITGTSAFKELDKVCTDIREENNNIDIKCKVILNDFFGHTITVAGLLTGQDVIAQLKDNIDSEYLIMADNMFRKGYEPGDITQRIMLDDLTAKDIEERLGVKVIVCSYTGEDLIDLINEHCEEE encoded by the coding sequence ATGAAAAGTAGAATTGCTGAAGTCTTACCAGGAGGAATTGGTGAGGAATTAGGCTTTGAAAAGGGAGATATACTATTAAGCATAAACGGTACTAAAGTTGAAGATATACTTGATTATAGATTTTTATTAGCAGACGAATACGTTGAGGTAGAAATATTAAAACCAAACAAAGAGGTTTGGGAGTTTGAAATAGAAAAGGAATATGGCGAAGATTTAGGAGTGGAATTTGAAGAGGCCATCCTAGACAAAGCTAAAAGTTGTACAAATAAATGTATATTTTGCTTCATAGATCAATTACCAAAGGGAATGAGAAAAACTTTATATTTTAAGGACGATGATTCAAGACTTTCATTTTTACAAGGTAACTTTGTTACTTTAACAAATATGAAGGATGAAGATATTGATAGAATTATAAAATATAGAATAAGTCCTATAAATGTATCAGTTCATACAACAAATCCAGATTTAAGAAAAAAAATTCTTAATAATAGATTTGCAGGGAATGTATATGAAAGATTACAAAAATTAGCGGCAGCTGGTATAACTGTAAATGCTCAAATAGTTGTTATGCCAGGAATAAACAATGGAGACGAATTAGTTAGAACTGTAGAAGATCTTTATAAATTACGTCCTTCAATAGAAAATGTTGCTGCTGTACCAATTGGAATAACAAAGTTTAGAGAAGGATTAGCTGACCTTGAAATATATAATAAAGAAACAGCTAAAGAAGAATTAGATAGAATAAAAGTTCTTCAAGAAAAATACATGAAAGAAATAGGAAGCCCATTTGTAAGGTTATCAGATGAGTTTTATGTTATGGCAGATGAGGAAGTTCCAAATGAAGAATTCTATAATGGATATGAGCAAATAGAAGACGGAGTTGGAATGATAAGACTTCTAAGAGAAACCATGGCAGTAGATATAAAGAATAAGTTAACTAAAAGTGGAAAAGGTAAATTTACTCTTATTACAGGAACATCTGCCTTTAAAGAATTAGATAAGGTTTGTACCGATATAAGAGAAGAGAATAATAATATAGATATTAAGTGTAAGGTTATATTAAATGATTTCTTTGGGCACACAATAACAGTTGCAGGACTTTTAACTGGGCAAGATGTTATTGCTCAACTTAAGGATAACATTGATAGTGAGTACTTAATTATGGCAGATAACATGTTTAGAAAAGGTTACGAGCCAGGAGATATAACTCAAAGAATAATGTTAGATGATTTGACAGCAAAGGATATTGAGGAAAGATTGGGAGTTAAAGTTATAGTTTGTAGCTATACAGGGGAAGACCTAATAGACTTAATAAATGAACACTGTGAGGAGGAATAA
- the der gene encoding ribosome biogenesis GTPase Der yields MSKPIVAMVGRPNVGKSTLFNKLAGKRISIVQDTPGVTRDRVYAESEWLNRKFTMIDTGGIEPESSDIIVKQMRRQAQIAIEMADVIVFVVDGKEGLTAADQEVAQMLRKSKKPVVLVVNKIDRLALEENSYEFYNLGIGDPITISASQGLGLGDMLDEVVKYFNDPSEDEEDDEYIRIAMIGKPNVGKSSLINRLLGEERVIVSNVPGTTRDSIDSYLETEDGKFILVDTAGLRRKSKVKEEIERYSVIRTYAAIEKADVAILVIDAEQGITEQDEKIIGYAHEMNKAIMVVVNKWDLIEKDDKTLSNYQKDLQQKLKFMPYAKYLFISALTGQRVHKILSTAKYCYDNYSKRVSTGLLNDVISKAVLMKEPPVVALKRLKIYYATQVATKPPKFVFFVNDPNLLHFSYGRYLENQLRESFDFDGTGIEIEYRARKE; encoded by the coding sequence ATGAGTAAACCAATAGTTGCTATGGTTGGAAGACCGAACGTAGGTAAGTCGACTCTTTTCAATAAATTAGCAGGAAAAAGAATTTCAATAGTACAAGATACACCAGGGGTTACTAGAGACAGAGTATATGCAGAATCAGAATGGTTAAACAGAAAATTCACAATGATAGATACAGGTGGAATAGAGCCTGAAAGTAGTGATATAATTGTTAAACAAATGAGAAGACAAGCGCAAATTGCTATAGAAATGGCTGATGTAATAGTATTCGTTGTTGATGGTAAGGAAGGACTTACTGCTGCTGACCAAGAAGTTGCACAAATGCTTAGAAAAAGTAAAAAGCCTGTTGTTTTAGTTGTTAATAAAATAGATAGATTAGCTTTAGAAGAAAATAGCTATGAGTTCTACAATTTAGGAATTGGAGATCCTATAACTATATCAGCATCTCAAGGATTAGGACTTGGAGATATGCTAGATGAAGTTGTTAAATATTTCAATGATCCTTCAGAAGATGAAGAGGATGATGAATATATTAGAATAGCTATGATAGGTAAACCCAATGTAGGTAAATCATCACTTATTAATAGATTATTAGGTGAAGAGAGAGTTATAGTAAGTAATGTTCCAGGAACAACAAGAGATTCTATAGATAGTTACCTAGAAACAGAAGATGGAAAATTCATCTTAGTTGATACTGCTGGATTAAGAAGAAAAAGCAAAGTAAAAGAAGAAATAGAAAGATATAGTGTAATCAGAACTTATGCTGCTATAGAGAAAGCTGATGTAGCTATACTTGTAATAGATGCTGAGCAAGGAATAACTGAGCAAGATGAAAAAATAATAGGATATGCTCACGAAATGAATAAAGCAATTATGGTTGTTGTAAACAAATGGGATCTTATTGAAAAAGATGATAAAACATTAAGTAATTATCAAAAAGATTTACAACAAAAACTTAAGTTTATGCCATATGCTAAATACTTATTCATATCAGCTTTAACAGGACAAAGAGTACATAAAATATTATCAACAGCTAAATATTGCTATGATAATTACTCTAAGAGAGTTTCAACTGGATTATTAAATGATGTTATAAGTAAGGCTGTTTTAATGAAAGAGCCACCAGTTGTAGCCTTAAAGAGATTAAAAATATACTATGCTACTCAGGTTGCTACAAAGCCACCTAAGTTTGTGTTCTTTGTAAATGACCCTAATTTATTACATTTCTCATATGGTAGATATTTAGAAAACCAATTAAGAGAAAGTTTTGATTTCGATGGAACTGGTATAGAAATAGAATATAGAGCTAGAAAGGAGTAA
- a CDS encoding NAD(P)H-dependent glycerol-3-phosphate dehydrogenase: MSKVAFLGAGSFGTSLGILLGNKGVTVSLWDRDENVINDINVNRKNDKYIKDLTIPTNVTAYKDLDEALNGAEYVVLAVPSHVIRTACKNLKGKINDDVIIINIAKGIEEGTNLRLSQVINQELPNNKVVVLSGPSHAEEVSKGIPTTLVASSECMECAEKVQDLFMDKNFRIYTNDDIIGVEIGGAVKNIIALAAGVCDGIGYGDNSKAALMTRGMAEIARIGIKMGGKAETFFGLTGMGDLIVTCTSMHSRNRRAGILIGQGKTAEEAIEEVGMVVEGIKACKAFYELKEKEGVTMPITDIAYKVLFEGAKAENAVSLLMERDKKKEEI, from the coding sequence ATGAGTAAAGTGGCTTTTTTAGGAGCAGGAAGTTTTGGAACTTCTTTAGGTATATTATTGGGGAATAAAGGTGTTACGGTTTCTCTGTGGGATAGAGATGAAAATGTAATAAATGACATTAACGTAAACAGAAAGAATGACAAATATATAAAAGATTTAACTATTCCTACTAATGTCACTGCTTATAAAGACTTAGATGAAGCTTTAAATGGGGCTGAATATGTAGTTCTTGCAGTACCTTCTCATGTTATAAGAACAGCTTGTAAAAACCTAAAGGGTAAAATTAATGATGATGTAATAATTATTAATATTGCTAAAGGAATCGAAGAAGGTACTAATTTGAGACTATCTCAAGTTATAAATCAAGAATTGCCAAATAATAAGGTCGTAGTTTTATCTGGGCCAAGTCATGCAGAAGAGGTTTCAAAGGGAATTCCAACAACTTTAGTTGCAAGTTCAGAATGTATGGAATGTGCAGAGAAAGTTCAAGACCTATTTATGGATAAAAACTTTAGAATATATACTAATGATGATATCATAGGTGTTGAAATTGGAGGAGCTGTTAAAAATATTATAGCCTTAGCGGCAGGTGTTTGTGACGGTATAGGATATGGAGACAATTCTAAGGCTGCATTAATGACTAGAGGAATGGCTGAAATAGCTAGAATAGGAATTAAAATGGGTGGAAAAGCTGAAACTTTCTTTGGATTAACTGGTATGGGAGATTTAATAGTTACTTGTACAAGTATGCATTCAAGAAACAGAAGAGCTGGAATACTTATAGGTCAAGGAAAAACTGCTGAAGAAGCTATAGAAGAAGTAGGAATGGTTGTTGAAGGTATAAAAGCTTGTAAAGCCTTCTATGAGTTAAAAGAAAAAGAAGGAGTAACAATGCCTATAACTGATATAGCATATAAAGTTCTTTTTGAAGGGGCAAAGGCAGAAAATGCTGTAAGCCTTTTAATGGAAAGAGATAAGAAAAAAGAAGAAATATAA
- the spoIVA gene encoding stage IV sporulation protein A, with amino-acid sequence MEDFNIYKDIAERTQGDIYVGVVGPVRTGKSTFIKRFMDLMVIPKIDNAYKKERAKDELPQSGSGKTIHTTEPKFVPNEAVEIALDDGIKFSVRMVDCVGYIVKGANGYFDDGESKKVHTPWFDYEIPFEDAAEIGTRKVITDHSTIGLVVTTDGSITGIDRDDYLDAEERVVAELKSIDKPFIIVLNSLDPRAEETLDLKQELEIRYGVPVQIMDVANMNENDINDLFTKVLKEFPVKEINIDMPKWIEKLEPSHWLKSNFIDIVKDMCKNISKIRDVKDLLSTYGEDFLGVADISEMNLGDGTVRVKMTPKNGIFYKIISEMCDEELNDESDLIALIKGLHKAKSEYDKVAEAINSVKETGYGLVAPQLSEMKFEKPDIDKQGSKYVVKLKASAPSLHLIKADIQTEICPIMGTEKETQEVFKTLLEQFESDPEKLWQSNMFGKSLETLVQEGLRSKLYKMPDDIQSKIQKTLQRIINEGEGNLICIIF; translated from the coding sequence TTGGAAGATTTCAATATATACAAAGATATAGCAGAAAGAACACAGGGAGATATTTATGTTGGAGTTGTTGGGCCAGTAAGAACAGGTAAATCTACATTTATAAAAAGATTTATGGACTTAATGGTAATACCTAAGATTGATAATGCTTATAAAAAGGAAAGAGCAAAGGATGAATTACCACAAAGTGGATCAGGAAAAACTATTCATACAACAGAGCCTAAATTTGTACCTAATGAGGCAGTAGAAATTGCTTTAGATGATGGCATTAAGTTTAGTGTGAGAATGGTTGATTGTGTTGGATACATTGTTAAAGGGGCTAATGGTTATTTTGATGATGGAGAATCTAAAAAAGTTCATACTCCTTGGTTTGACTATGAAATTCCATTTGAAGATGCAGCAGAGATAGGAACTAGAAAAGTAATAACAGACCATTCAACAATAGGATTAGTAGTTACTACAGATGGAAGTATAACTGGTATAGATAGGGATGATTACTTAGATGCTGAAGAAAGAGTTGTAGCTGAGTTAAAATCAATAGACAAACCTTTTATAATTGTACTTAATTCATTAGATCCAAGGGCAGAAGAGACTTTAGACTTAAAACAAGAATTAGAAATCAGATATGGAGTTCCAGTTCAAATAATGGATGTAGCCAATATGAATGAAAATGACATAAACGATTTATTTACAAAAGTACTTAAAGAATTTCCAGTTAAGGAAATTAATATAGACATGCCAAAATGGATTGAAAAATTAGAGCCTTCTCATTGGTTAAAATCTAATTTTATAGACATAGTTAAAGACATGTGTAAAAACATATCAAAAATTAGAGACGTTAAGGATCTACTTAGTACTTATGGAGAAGATTTCTTAGGGGTAGCAGATATAAGTGAGATGAATTTAGGGGATGGAACTGTAAGAGTTAAAATGACTCCTAAAAATGGCATCTTCTATAAAATAATAAGTGAAATGTGTGATGAAGAATTAAATGATGAAAGTGATTTAATAGCTTTAATCAAAGGTTTGCATAAAGCAAAATCTGAATATGATAAGGTAGCTGAAGCAATAAATAGTGTTAAGGAAACAGGTTATGGACTAGTTGCTCCGCAATTATCAGAAATGAAGTTTGAAAAACCAGATATTGATAAGCAAGGTTCAAAATATGTTGTAAAACTTAAGGCTAGTGCTCCTAGTCTACATTTAATAAAAGCAGATATTCAAACAGAAATTTGCCCAATAATGGGAACTGAAAAAGAAACTCAAGAGGTATTTAAAACATTACTTGAGCAATTTGAAAGTGATCCGGAAAAATTATGGCAAAGCAATATGTTTGGTAAGTCCTTAGAGACATTAGTTCAAGAAGGTTTAAGAAGCAAACTTTATAAGATGCCAGATGATATTCAAAGCAAGATTCAAAAAACTCTTCAAAGAATCATCAATGAAGGGGAAGGAAATTTAATCTGTATTATTTTCTAA
- a CDS encoding asparaginase, which produces MKKIAVIFNGGTISMKVDDRIKAAVPSLTGEEIMAMVTGIESFATIESHSFSSLPSPHITPEIMLELSKFINALVEREDIDGVVVTHGTDTLEETSYFVNLTTKTSKPIVFTGAMRSGSELGYDGPANLAASICTAASDEAKNRGVLVCFNGELNSASEVTKANSMALNAFRTPNFGPIGIVDNNRVIFDRRVPQEDFIPLEVIDKKVAIIKCAAGMDGDFIYHCIEKKYDGIIIEALGRGNVPPTMVDAIKDALDKGIVIVLTSRCFEGRVSDSYGYLGGGKNLKELGVIFGESMPSQKARIKLLTLLGFNKDYRYIKHSFEKERY; this is translated from the coding sequence ATGAAGAAAATAGCTGTAATTTTTAATGGTGGAACAATATCAATGAAAGTTGATGATAGAATAAAGGCTGCAGTTCCAAGTTTGACAGGAGAGGAAATAATGGCTATGGTAACAGGAATAGAAAGCTTTGCAACAATAGAGTCACATAGCTTTTCTTCATTACCAAGTCCACATATTACTCCAGAGATAATGCTTGAACTATCAAAATTTATAAATGCTTTAGTAGAGAGAGAAGATATAGATGGAGTTGTAGTAACTCATGGAACAGATACTCTAGAAGAAACATCTTATTTTGTTAATTTAACAACTAAGACAAGTAAACCAATAGTTTTTACTGGAGCTATGAGAAGTGGATCAGAGTTAGGATATGATGGACCAGCTAACTTAGCTGCATCAATATGTACAGCTGCATCAGATGAAGCAAAAAATAGAGGAGTTCTAGTTTGTTTTAATGGGGAATTAAATAGTGCTTCAGAGGTAACTAAGGCTAATTCAATGGCTTTAAATGCTTTTAGAACACCTAATTTTGGCCCAATAGGAATAGTTGATAATAATAGGGTAATATTTGATAGAAGAGTTCCACAGGAAGATTTTATACCATTAGAGGTTATTGATAAAAAAGTAGCCATAATAAAATGTGCTGCAGGTATGGATGGAGATTTTATATATCACTGTATAGAGAAAAAATATGATGGAATCATAATAGAAGCTTTAGGAAGAGGAAATGTACCACCAACTATGGTTGATGCAATAAAAGATGCCTTAGATAAGGGAATAGTTATAGTACTTACTTCAAGATGTTTTGAAGGAAGAGTAAGTGATAGCTATGGATATCTTGGAGGTGGAAAAAATCTTAAAGAGCTTGGTGTTATATTTGGAGAAAGTATGCCAAGTCAAAAGGCTAGAATAAAGCTTTTAACTCTTCTTGGATTTAATAAAGATTATAGATATATTAAACATAGTTTTGAGAAAGAAAGATATTAA
- a CDS encoding NCS2 family permease, whose translation MENKIHALREEGNLRVLPENKSEYKREFLAGTTSFLAMAYIIAVNPSILSAAGMPAGAIVTATCISAVIGCLIMGFYAKLPFGLAPGMGLNAFFTFSVVIGMGISWEVALTAVFVEGIIFILLSLFKVREAVVDAIPINLKYAVTAGIGLFIAFIGFNGAGVVIGNPDTMVAMGQVGPKMLIAMVGLCIIVILEKKKVKGSMLVGIVVSTLLAWGYALINTEAAASMGIYLPNGIFKFESIAPIAGKVNFSYLTSPQHVFNFITIVFTFLFVDFFDTVGTLIGVASRANMLDKKGRVPNAGKALMTDAIATTAGALLGTSTVTVYVESATGVEEGGRTGLTAITIGALFFVAMFFSPIFVAVPACATAPALIYVGYLMLTSVLKIDFSDITDAVPAFLIIALMPLTYSIGDGLTIGVLAYVILNILHNIFTKNKKDKKELSMVMIVLAIIFVIKLCLPLITQMIG comes from the coding sequence ATGGAAAATAAAATTCATGCTTTAAGGGAAGAAGGAAATTTACGTGTTTTACCTGAGAATAAAAGTGAATATAAGAGAGAATTCTTAGCTGGAACAACAAGTTTCTTAGCAATGGCTTATATAATAGCTGTAAATCCATCTATATTAAGCGCAGCAGGAATGCCAGCAGGTGCTATAGTAACGGCAACATGTATATCAGCAGTTATCGGATGTTTAATAATGGGGTTTTATGCTAAATTACCTTTTGGACTAGCTCCTGGAATGGGACTAAATGCATTCTTTACTTTTTCAGTAGTTATAGGAATGGGAATTTCTTGGGAAGTAGCTCTTACAGCTGTTTTTGTAGAAGGAATAATATTTATACTTTTATCATTATTTAAAGTAAGAGAGGCTGTTGTTGATGCAATTCCAATAAATTTAAAATATGCAGTTACAGCAGGGATAGGTCTTTTCATAGCTTTCATAGGATTTAATGGAGCTGGAGTTGTTATTGGAAATCCAGATACAATGGTTGCTATGGGACAAGTTGGTCCTAAAATGTTAATAGCAATGGTTGGACTTTGTATAATAGTAATTTTAGAAAAGAAAAAAGTTAAAGGTTCAATGCTAGTTGGTATAGTAGTTTCAACTCTTTTAGCTTGGGGATATGCTTTAATAAATACTGAAGCCGCAGCTAGTATGGGAATCTATTTACCAAATGGAATATTTAAATTTGAATCAATAGCTCCAATAGCAGGTAAAGTTAATTTTTCATATTTAACTTCACCACAGCATGTATTTAATTTTATAACTATAGTTTTCACATTTTTATTTGTTGATTTTTTTGATACAGTAGGAACTTTAATAGGAGTAGCTTCAAGAGCTAATATGTTAGATAAGAAGGGAAGAGTTCCTAATGCAGGTAAAGCATTAATGACAGATGCTATAGCAACTACGGCAGGGGCTTTACTTGGAACATCTACTGTAACAGTTTATGTTGAAAGTGCTACTGGAGTTGAAGAAGGTGGTAGAACAGGATTAACAGCTATAACAATAGGAGCTTTATTTTTCGTAGCAATGTTTTTCTCACCAATATTTGTAGCAGTACCAGCATGTGCTACTGCACCAGCTTTAATATATGTTGGATATTTAATGCTAACTAGTGTGTTAAAAATAGATTTTAGTGATATTACAGATGCAGTACCAGCATTTTTAATAATAGCTTTAATGCCTTTAACTTATAGCATAGGTGATGGATTAACAATTGGAGTTTTAGCATATGTAATATTAAATATATTACACAATATCTTTACTAAAAATAAAAAAGATAAAAAAGAATTATCAATGGTAATGATAGTTTTAGCGATTATATTTGTAATAAAACTTTGTCTACCATTAATTACACAGATGATAGGTTAA
- a CDS encoding YicC/YloC family endoribonuclease, with product MVKSMTGFGRATSEEGKERIFSLEMKSVNHRYLDMNIRMPRSMVSLEEKIRNIISSKLSRGKVDIFINYKDYAKNQGVAVLNEDLAKSYVNSLEQLKSLFPNMQDDLSLSLVARYPDVITIEEKSEDLEAIWEEINSLLNMAVENMISMRKVEGEKLASDILVKCSSIEEIVAFIEEKAEVIVASYKQKLEDRLKNLLGEVPVDENRVAMEVAVFADKASIDEEIIRLRSHINQLRKTLTLDEPIGRKLDFIVQEMNREANTIASKSTDLEITNKVIDIKNIIEKIREQVQNIE from the coding sequence ATGGTTAAAAGTATGACTGGTTTTGGGAGAGCAACTAGTGAAGAGGGAAAAGAAAGAATATTTTCTCTAGAAATGAAGAGTGTAAACCATAGATATTTAGACATGAACATAAGAATGCCAAGAAGTATGGTTTCTTTAGAAGAAAAAATAAGAAATATTATTTCTTCTAAACTTAGCAGGGGAAAAGTTGATATCTTTATAAATTATAAAGATTATGCTAAAAATCAAGGAGTTGCTGTTTTAAATGAAGATTTAGCTAAGAGTTATGTAAATTCTTTAGAACAATTAAAGTCCTTATTTCCTAATATGCAAGACGACTTAAGTTTATCATTAGTTGCTAGATACCCAGATGTAATAACTATAGAAGAAAAATCAGAAGATTTAGAAGCTATATGGGAAGAGATAAACTCACTATTAAATATGGCTGTAGAAAATATGATTTCTATGAGAAAAGTTGAAGGTGAGAAATTAGCTAGTGATATATTAGTTAAGTGTAGCTCTATAGAAGAAATAGTAGCTTTTATAGAAGAAAAGGCAGAGGTTATTGTTGCTTCTTATAAGCAAAAGTTAGAGGATAGACTTAAGAATTTATTAGGGGAAGTTCCAGTAGATGAAAACAGAGTAGCTATGGAAGTTGCCGTTTTTGCTGACAAAGCTTCGATTGATGAAGAGATAATAAGACTTAGAAGTCATATTAATCAATTAAGAAAAACTTTAACTTTAGATGAACCTATAGGTAGAAAGTTAGATTTCATAGTACAAGAAATGAACAGAGAAGCTAATACAATAGCATCAAAGTCAACAGATTTAGAAATAACCAACAAGGTTATAGATATAAAAAATATTATTGAAAAGATTAGAGAACAAGTTCAAAACATAGAATAA
- the remA gene encoding extracellular matrix/biofilm regulator RemA produces the protein MSIKLINIGFGNIVSANRLVAIVSPESAPIKRIIQEARDRGMLIDATYGRRTRAVIITDSDHVILSAVQPETVAHRLSTKEEVVVEDDE, from the coding sequence ATGAGTATAAAGTTAATTAATATTGGTTTTGGAAACATAGTTTCAGCTAATAGATTAGTAGCAATAGTAAGTCCTGAATCAGCACCTATAAAGAGAATCATACAAGAAGCTAGAGATAGAGGTATGCTTATAGATGCAACTTATGGTAGAAGAACAAGAGCCGTAATAATTACAGATTCAGATCATGTAATTCTTTCAGCTGTTCAACCTGAGACAGTGGCTCACAGATTATCAACTAAGGAAGAAGTAGTTGTTGAAGATGATGAATAA
- the gmk gene encoding guanylate kinase, with amino-acid sequence MMNKIHKDNRGVLIVISGPSGAGKGTICKALLEKHDDIFISVSATTRNPRVGEVDGVNYHFLTKEEFKQRIAEDDFLEHAEVYGNYYGTPKSSVEKMLDEGKNVILEIDIQGALKVKEKATDGVFIFILPPSMEELKQRIIKRGSETPESLMTRFKSAYKEINYVSKYNYAVVNDNVEDAVKKIEAILLAEKCRVDRLKENLLESKEDEMHEQLYD; translated from the coding sequence ATGATGAATAAGATACATAAGGATAATAGAGGTGTATTAATAGTTATTTCTGGTCCTTCAGGTGCAGGTAAGGGAACTATTTGTAAAGCCTTATTAGAAAAACACGATGATATATTCATATCAGTTTCTGCTACTACTAGAAATCCTAGAGTAGGAGAAGTTGATGGAGTTAATTATCATTTCTTAACAAAAGAAGAATTTAAACAAAGAATAGCAGAGGATGATTTCCTTGAGCATGCTGAAGTATATGGAAATTATTATGGAACTCCTAAATCAAGTGTTGAAAAAATGCTTGATGAAGGAAAAAACGTAATATTAGAAATAGATATACAAGGTGCTTTAAAAGTTAAGGAAAAGGCTACTGATGGAGTATTTATCTTTATATTACCTCCTTCAATGGAAGAGCTTAAGCAAAGAATAATAAAAAGAGGTAGCGAAACTCCAGAAAGTTTAATGACTAGATTTAAGTCAGCTTATAAAGAAATTAATTATGTGTCAAAATACAATTATGCAGTAGTTAACGATAATGTAGAAGATGCAGTAAAGAAAATAGAAGCTATATTATTAGCAGAAAAATGTAGAGTAGATAGATTAAAAGAAAACTTATTAGAGTCAAAGGAGGACGAAATGCATGAACAACTCTATGATTAA
- the rpoZ gene encoding DNA-directed RNA polymerase subunit omega: MNNSMINPSIVDLLKRVEDRYSLVILSAKRARQIIDGAETFVDVESNKPLTIAINEIDEGFVNYKDTEEK, from the coding sequence ATGAACAACTCTATGATTAATCCATCAATCGTTGATTTATTAAAAAGGGTAGAAGATAGATATTCTTTAGTAATATTAAGTGCTAAGAGAGCAAGACAAATAATTGACGGAGCAGAAACTTTTGTTGATGTTGAGTCAAATAAGCCATTAACAATAGCTATAAATGAAATAGATGAAGGATTTGTAAATTACAAAGACACTGAGGAGAAATAA